Proteins encoded within one genomic window of Setaria italica strain Yugu1 chromosome IV, Setaria_italica_v2.0, whole genome shotgun sequence:
- the LOC101766220 gene encoding zinc finger protein ZOP1: MTEYWVSQGNKWCDFCKIFIANNPFSIRTHELGKRHKDNVTKRLSTMQKESDAKDKEQQQAARALQQIEAKAKKSYQKDLENSQRNVDGDTSAAPGDGWVFDSTSGYYYDKSTGLYYDSNSGFYYSDGLGKWVTQEEAYKSVQTSKTDVGQSSTSQTKAPPAAETAVPAIKGGPAPGRVVTKPLNPMRPTKGTPAPSAVAVNKRKREDGKPKVISKEEEAALKAREAARKRVEDREKPLMGLYRTY; the protein is encoded by the exons ATGACGGAG TATTGGGTGAGCCAAGGAAACAAATGGTGCGACTTCTGCAAGATTTTTATAGCTAACAATCCCTTCAGCATCAGAACACATGAACTTGGTAAGCGTCACAAGGACAATGTCACCAAAAGATTATCGACGATGCAAAAGGAGAGTGATGCAAAGGACAAGGAACAGCAGCAAGCTGCCCGAGCCCTTCAGCAGATCGAAGCA AAAGCTAAAAAGAGCTATCAAAAGGATTTGGAGAATAGCCAGAGAAATGTGGATGGAGACACTTCTGCAGCTCCTGGAGATG GATGGGTATTTGATTCAACATCAGGATATTACTACGACAAATCTACTGGACTTTACTATGATTCAAACTCCGGCTTCTATTATTCTGATGGTTTAG GGAAATGGGTTACTCAAGAAGAGGCCTACAAATCTGTGCAAACTTCCAAAACAGACGTTGGTCAATCCTCAACTTCACAAACAAAAGCTCCTCCTGCTGCGGAAACAGCTGTTCCAGCTATTAAAGGAGGTCCAGCTCCAGGTAGGGTTGTCACAAAGCCATTGAACCCGATGAGACCTACCAAGGGCACTCCTGCTCCATCTGCTGTTGCTGTTaacaagaggaagagagaggatgGCAAGCCCAAGGTGATCTccaaggaggaggaagcagccCTCAAAGCCCGAGAGGCTGCGAGAAAGAGAGTAGAGGATAGAGAGAAGCCGCTGATGGGATTATACAGAACTTACTAA
- the LOC101767448 gene encoding uncharacterized protein LOC101767448 isoform X2, which produces MIARLVLALGAEAKIDVVPGSAEYALPFTTLEDALRVESKLKMLERKRFGKSAPTIEVAIVGLGYSGVELAATISERLKNTGTVKAINVQTTICPTAPQGNRDAALKVLESRNIQLFLGYFVSCIEEAATSDDSSSTVTGSGVDGDHKKLILDLQPAERGVKSQTLEADLVLWTVGSTSQIPRLQPPDAPYVIPLNGRGQVETEETLQVKGHPRTFAIGDSAALRDPSGKLLPATAQVAFQQADFAGWNLWAAINDRPLLPFRFQNLGEMMTLGRNDAAITASFIDGLTLEGPLGHAARKLVYCLRMPTDEHRVKVGISWFTKTAIDSLASVQNAVANSFPFPPPTPMGDSTTTNSSPAAAMDPDSEVAFDFPPYLCQYKSGRIHRPGGAPTAPAGTDPATGVVSKDIRAGPTSVRIYLPPGATGKIPVVVYFHGGGFVVGSPARPGTHNYLNDLVARSGAIGVSVYYRLAPEHKLPAAYDDAWAALRWAVTLGDGEEPWLIDHADLSRVFLAGCSAGANIAHNTAVRASAPGALPDGVTLRGLALVHPYFTGSEAIGGETAFGPEIRAFMERTWRFVVSETVGLDDPRVCPFVDDAARKASAGISCERVLVCIAENDVLLKERGLWYHRELKASGYAGELELFESKGVDHAFHFDKLDSEEGVALQERTVAFIKT; this is translated from the exons ATGATTG CCAGGCTCGTTCTTGCTTTAGGGGCTGAAGCTAAAATTGATGTTGTTCCGGGGTCAGCTGAATATGCACTTCCTTTCACAACATTAGAGGATGCTTTG AGAGTTGAAAGCAAGTTGAAAATGCTAGAGAGGAAAAGGTTTGGTAAAAGCGCTCCTACTATTGAGGTGGCAATAGTGGGATTGGGCTATTCCGGCGTTGAGTTAGCTGCAACTATATCTGAGAGATTAAAGAACACTGGAACTGTGAAGGCAATAAATGTTCAAACAACCATATGTCCTACTGCTCCTCAAGGAAACCGTGATGCTGCTCTGAAG GTTCTTGAGTCTCGGAATATTCAGCTTTTCTTGGGATATTTTGTGAGCTGCATTGAAGAGGCTGCTACATCTGATGATTCAAGTAGCACAGTTACAGGTTCTGGAGTTGACGGTGATCATAAGAAACTAATTTTGGATCTTCAACCTGCTGAAAGAGGCGTCAAAAGCCAGACTCTGGAGGCTGATTTGGTGCTGTGGACAGTGGGTTCAACATCTCAGATTCCCCGGTTACAGCCTCCTGATGCTCCCTATGTGATTCCTCTGAATGGTCGGGGGCAGGTGGAGACAGAGGAAACCCTTCAAGTAAAAGGCCATCCCCGGACATTTGCAATTGGTGATTCAGCAGCTCTAAGGGATCCCTCAGGCAAACTTCTCCCAGCCACTGCACAG GTTGCTTTTCAACAAGCAGATTTCGCTGGATGGAATCTCTGGGCGGCAATCAATGATCGTCCTCTCCTGCCATTTAG GTTCCAAAACCTTGGTGAGATGATGACGCTTGGTAGAAATGACGCCGCAATAACAGCAAGTTTCATTGATGGACTGACCTTGGAAGGACCTCTAGGACATGCTG CTCGGAAGCTTGTGTACTGCCTTAGAATGCCCACAGATGAACACAGGGTGAAGGTTGGAATCAGCTGGTTCACCAAGACTGCGATCGATTCACTTGCCTCCGTGCAAAACGCA GTGGCCAACTCATTTCCATTTCCTCCCCCAACCCCCATGGGCGACTCCACTACCACCAActcctcgccggccgcggccatggATCCCGACTCCGAGGTCGCCTTCGACTTCCCGCCCTACCTCTGCCAGTACAAGAGCGGCCGCATCCaccgccccggcggcgcccccaccgcccccgccggcaCGGACCCGGCCACCGGCGTCGTCTCCAAGGACATCCGCGCCGGCCCCACCTCCGTCCGCATCTACCTCCCGCCGGGCGCTACCGGCAAGATCCCGGTCGTCGTCtacttccacggcggcggcttcgtggtgggctcgccggcgcggccgggcaCGCACAACTACCTCAACGATCTCGTCGCCCGGTCGGGCGCCATCGGCGTGTCCGTCTACTACCGCCTCGCGCCGGAGCACAAGCTCCCCGCGGCGTACGACGACGCGTGGGCGGCGCTGCGGTGGGCGGTCacgctcggcgacggcgaggagcccTGGCTGATCGACCACGCCGACCTCTCCCGCGTGTTCCTGGCCGGCTGCAGCGCCGGCGCCAACATCGCGCACAACACGGCCGTGCGGGCCTCTGCCCCCGGCGCGCTCCCCGATGGCGTGACCCTCCGCGGGCTCGCCCTGGTGCACCCGTACTTCACCGGCAGCGAGGCCATCGGCGGCGAGACGGCGTTCGGGCCCGAGATCCGGGCGTTCATGGAGCGCACGTGGCGGTTCGTGGTTTCGGAGACGGTGGGGCTGGACGACCCGCGCGTGTGCCCGTTCGTCGACGACGCCGCGCGCAAGGCCTCCGCCGGGATCTCGTGCGAGCGCGTCCTGGTGTGCATCGCCGAGAACGACGTCCTGCTCAAGGAGCGCGGGCTCTGGTACCACCGGGAGCTCAAGGCCAGCGGGTACGCCGGCGAGCTCGAGCTCTTCGAGTCCAAGGGCGTCGACCACGCCTTCCACTTCGACAAGCTCGACTCCGAGGAGGGCGTCGCGCTGCAGGAGCGGACCGTCGCGTTCATCAAGACATGA
- the LOC101767448 gene encoding alternative NAD(P)H-ubiquinone oxidoreductase C1, chloroplastic/mitochondrial isoform X1 — MSCRASPWSRPSLPSGPHFPTSARPRSPLGNRNLWKNAILKNSWTLGAGVPNMFALPSRLFRCMASSSSGDGGFARPTSTDEAVAPLPLYSWPDKQRPRVCILGGGFGGLYTALRLESLVWPSGKKPQVVLVDQSDRFVFKPMLYELLSGEVDVWEIAPSFTELLKNTSIQFVRDSVKLLRPSDHFRREPGESCTGGVVHLESGTVIEYDWLVLALGAEAKIDVVPGSAEYALPFTTLEDALRVESKLKMLERKRFGKSAPTIEVAIVGLGYSGVELAATISERLKNTGTVKAINVQTTICPTAPQGNRDAALKVLESRNIQLFLGYFVSCIEEAATSDDSSSTVTGSGVDGDHKKLILDLQPAERGVKSQTLEADLVLWTVGSTSQIPRLQPPDAPYVIPLNGRGQVETEETLQVKGHPRTFAIGDSAALRDPSGKLLPATAQVAFQQADFAGWNLWAAINDRPLLPFRFQNLGEMMTLGRNDAAITASFIDGLTLEGPLGHAARKLVYCLRMPTDEHRVKVGISWFTKTAIDSLASVQNAVANSFPFPPPTPMGDSTTTNSSPAAAMDPDSEVAFDFPPYLCQYKSGRIHRPGGAPTAPAGTDPATGVVSKDIRAGPTSVRIYLPPGATGKIPVVVYFHGGGFVVGSPARPGTHNYLNDLVARSGAIGVSVYYRLAPEHKLPAAYDDAWAALRWAVTLGDGEEPWLIDHADLSRVFLAGCSAGANIAHNTAVRASAPGALPDGVTLRGLALVHPYFTGSEAIGGETAFGPEIRAFMERTWRFVVSETVGLDDPRVCPFVDDAARKASAGISCERVLVCIAENDVLLKERGLWYHRELKASGYAGELELFESKGVDHAFHFDKLDSEEGVALQERTVAFIKT, encoded by the exons ATGAGCTGCCGCGCGTCGCCGTGGAGCCGCCCGTCGCTCCCTTCCGGGCCGCACTTCCCCACCTCGGCGCGGCCGCGCTCCCCACTCG GAAATAGGAACCTGTGGAAGAATGCAATTTTGAAGAACTCATGGACACTTGGTGCTGGTGTTCCAAATATGTTTGCACTGCCATCAAGGCTGTTCAGGTGCATGGCTTCAAGTAGCTCTGGGGATGGTGGTTTTGCTCGGCCTACATCGACTGACGAAGCAGTAGCACCATTGCCGTTGTACTCATGGCCAGATAAGCAG CGACCACGAGTGTGCATTTTGGGTGGTGGATTTGGTGGCCTGTACACTGCTCTAAGACTAGAATCTCTTGTGTGGCCCAGTGGTAAGAAGCCTCAG GTTGTGTTGGTTGATCAATCTGATAGATTTGTATTTAAGCCCATGTTGTATGAGCTCTTATCAGGAG AAGTGGATGTCTGGGAGATAGCTCCATCTTTTACAGAGTTGCTGAAAAACACTAGTATTCAATTTGTGAGGGACAGCGTAAAGCTTCTGCGCCCTTCTGATCACTTTAGAAGAGAACCTGGAGAATCATGCACTGGTGGAGTTGTTCATCTGGAAAGTGGCACTGTCATTGAATATGATTG GCTCGTTCTTGCTTTAGGGGCTGAAGCTAAAATTGATGTTGTTCCGGGGTCAGCTGAATATGCACTTCCTTTCACAACATTAGAGGATGCTTTG AGAGTTGAAAGCAAGTTGAAAATGCTAGAGAGGAAAAGGTTTGGTAAAAGCGCTCCTACTATTGAGGTGGCAATAGTGGGATTGGGCTATTCCGGCGTTGAGTTAGCTGCAACTATATCTGAGAGATTAAAGAACACTGGAACTGTGAAGGCAATAAATGTTCAAACAACCATATGTCCTACTGCTCCTCAAGGAAACCGTGATGCTGCTCTGAAG GTTCTTGAGTCTCGGAATATTCAGCTTTTCTTGGGATATTTTGTGAGCTGCATTGAAGAGGCTGCTACATCTGATGATTCAAGTAGCACAGTTACAGGTTCTGGAGTTGACGGTGATCATAAGAAACTAATTTTGGATCTTCAACCTGCTGAAAGAGGCGTCAAAAGCCAGACTCTGGAGGCTGATTTGGTGCTGTGGACAGTGGGTTCAACATCTCAGATTCCCCGGTTACAGCCTCCTGATGCTCCCTATGTGATTCCTCTGAATGGTCGGGGGCAGGTGGAGACAGAGGAAACCCTTCAAGTAAAAGGCCATCCCCGGACATTTGCAATTGGTGATTCAGCAGCTCTAAGGGATCCCTCAGGCAAACTTCTCCCAGCCACTGCACAG GTTGCTTTTCAACAAGCAGATTTCGCTGGATGGAATCTCTGGGCGGCAATCAATGATCGTCCTCTCCTGCCATTTAG GTTCCAAAACCTTGGTGAGATGATGACGCTTGGTAGAAATGACGCCGCAATAACAGCAAGTTTCATTGATGGACTGACCTTGGAAGGACCTCTAGGACATGCTG CTCGGAAGCTTGTGTACTGCCTTAGAATGCCCACAGATGAACACAGGGTGAAGGTTGGAATCAGCTGGTTCACCAAGACTGCGATCGATTCACTTGCCTCCGTGCAAAACGCA GTGGCCAACTCATTTCCATTTCCTCCCCCAACCCCCATGGGCGACTCCACTACCACCAActcctcgccggccgcggccatggATCCCGACTCCGAGGTCGCCTTCGACTTCCCGCCCTACCTCTGCCAGTACAAGAGCGGCCGCATCCaccgccccggcggcgcccccaccgcccccgccggcaCGGACCCGGCCACCGGCGTCGTCTCCAAGGACATCCGCGCCGGCCCCACCTCCGTCCGCATCTACCTCCCGCCGGGCGCTACCGGCAAGATCCCGGTCGTCGTCtacttccacggcggcggcttcgtggtgggctcgccggcgcggccgggcaCGCACAACTACCTCAACGATCTCGTCGCCCGGTCGGGCGCCATCGGCGTGTCCGTCTACTACCGCCTCGCGCCGGAGCACAAGCTCCCCGCGGCGTACGACGACGCGTGGGCGGCGCTGCGGTGGGCGGTCacgctcggcgacggcgaggagcccTGGCTGATCGACCACGCCGACCTCTCCCGCGTGTTCCTGGCCGGCTGCAGCGCCGGCGCCAACATCGCGCACAACACGGCCGTGCGGGCCTCTGCCCCCGGCGCGCTCCCCGATGGCGTGACCCTCCGCGGGCTCGCCCTGGTGCACCCGTACTTCACCGGCAGCGAGGCCATCGGCGGCGAGACGGCGTTCGGGCCCGAGATCCGGGCGTTCATGGAGCGCACGTGGCGGTTCGTGGTTTCGGAGACGGTGGGGCTGGACGACCCGCGCGTGTGCCCGTTCGTCGACGACGCCGCGCGCAAGGCCTCCGCCGGGATCTCGTGCGAGCGCGTCCTGGTGTGCATCGCCGAGAACGACGTCCTGCTCAAGGAGCGCGGGCTCTGGTACCACCGGGAGCTCAAGGCCAGCGGGTACGCCGGCGAGCTCGAGCTCTTCGAGTCCAAGGGCGTCGACCACGCCTTCCACTTCGACAAGCTCGACTCCGAGGAGGGCGTCGCGCTGCAGGAGCGGACCGTCGCGTTCATCAAGACATGA
- the LOC101766628 gene encoding uncharacterized protein LOC101766628, with the protein MELRMAPASPPTPPPAMDFRLDSAATSPYATAPSSPRGRLVRDEGTAGGLFLTAPPSPNPFDLLPPATPRLTGANPFDLFQHFTSAPASPRRAAAIYAHFAEGNGGDGEEDDDGDEEFQPRGSYATGGSSVPFDWEERPGTPKRGLGGGAAANEAAWDTDFEFGTIADKAAPAETLTTADELFEEGKIRPLKPRLKTAEEPKVRPLKPPPGLLDGGSVASSPRSPMARGGMRSPRRRSRVGSGVDFDPFAAALLEATKAPSPLGGKEANGGVAPGSPPKKLATRPASRSTGWRRWRLSDLLLFRSSSDGAGANNKQEPIFKPAQQFDAPVKKAFAQPAMTIKAGGKGDDMGKANKHGNRSAAAAAESVAGCARLSPLQRLAKGLGSYSWHYGRGMAAPATKG; encoded by the coding sequence ATGGAGCTGAGGATGGCTCCAGCctcgccgccaacgccgccgcccgcgatgGACTTCCGGCTCGACAGCGCGGCCACGAGCCCGTACGCCACGGCGCCGTCCAGCCCAAGGGGGCGTCTCGTCCGGGACGAGGGAACGGCGGGCGGGTTGTTCTtgacggcgccgccgtcgccgaacCCGTTCGACCTCCTGCCACCGGCCACCCCGCGCCTCACCGGCGCCAACCCGTTCGACCtcttccagcacttcaccaGCGCGCCCGCCAGCCCACGGCGCGCCGCGGCCATATACGCGCACTTCGCTGAGGGGAACGGTGGGGAtggcgaggaagacgacgacggcgacgaggagttCCAGCCGCGCGGGTCGTACGCCACGGGCGGCTCGTCCGTGCCGTTCGACTGGGAGGAGAGGCCGGGGACGCCGAAGAGGGGgctcggcggtggcgcggccgcgAACGAGGCGGCGTGGGACACGGACTTCGAGTTCGGCACGATCGCCGACaaggccgcgccggcggagacGCTGACGACGGCCGACGAGCTCTTCGAGGAGGGGAAAATCAGGCCTCTGAAGCCGCGGCTCAAGACGGCCGAGGAGCCCAAGGTTCGCCCACtgaagccgccgccggggcTGCTCGACGGCGGGAGCGTCGCGTCATCGCCGCGGTCGCCGATGGCGAGGGGCGGCATGCggtccccgcggcggcggagcagagtCGGCTCCGGTGTGGACTTCGACCCgttcgccgccgcgctgctggaGGCGACCAAGGCGCCCTCCCCGCTCGGCGGCAAAGAAGCCAACGGCGGCGTCGCCCCAGGCTCGCCGCCCAAGAAACTTGCCACGCGTCCCGCGTCGAGGAGCAccgggtggaggaggtggcggctcAGCGACCTCCTCCTGTTCCGGAGCTCGTCCGACGGCGCCGGTGCCAACAACAAGCAGGAACCGATCTTCAAGCCGGCGCAACAGTTCGACGCGCCCGTCAAGAAGGCGTTCGCTCAGCCGGCGATGACGATCAAAGCCGGCGGCAAAGGCGACGACATGGGCAAGGCCAATAAGCACGGTAACaggagcgcggccgcggcggcggagagcgtcGCTGGGTGCGCACGGCTGAGCCCGCTGCAGCGGCTGGCCAAAGGGCTCGGCTCGTACTCGTGGCACTACGGCCGCggcatggcggcgccggcgaccaagGGTTGA